A window of Apium graveolens cultivar Ventura chromosome 8, ASM990537v1, whole genome shotgun sequence contains these coding sequences:
- the LOC141678391 gene encoding stomatal closure-related actin-binding protein 1 — protein MTRVGRDFGNSMRREAVPPVSADVIFASSRFPNYKIGANNQIVEVKEDLKVLSMKEVVARETAQLLEQQKRLSVRDLASKFEKGLAAAAKLSDEARLREAASLEKHVLLKNLRDALESLRGRVAGRNKDDVEEAIAMVEALAVQLTQREGELIQEKTEVKKLANFLKQASEDAKKLVDEERAFARAEIENARTAVQRVEEALQEHERMSKATGNQDIEELMKEVQEARRIKMLHQPSKVMDMEHELHALRIQLVEKSKHSLQLQKELATSKRAEQNTPYLYELDGTEALGSYLLIQPCSVVAPELSECSIQWYRLTSETGKKDLISGATKAVYAPDPFDVGRTLQADITTESFTLTLTTTGPIDPAAGLGNYVEALVLRHDTEFNVVVVQMNGSEHPSESIHVLHVGKMRMKLCKGNTTVAKEYYSTSMQLCGVRGGGNAAAQALFWQVKTSLSFVLAFESERERNAAIMLARRFAYDCNIVLAGPEDRTALAS, from the exons ATGACTAGGGTTGGTCGTGATTTTGGAAATTCAATGAGAAGGGAGGCAGTTCCACCAGTTTCGGCTGATGTTATCTTTGCTTCTAGTCGCTTTCCAAATTACAAAATTGGTGCTAATAACCAGATTGTTGAGGTGAAGGAAGAtcttaaggttttatcaatgaAAGAAGTTGTTGCACGCGAGACTGCCCAATTGCTGGAACAACAAAAACGCCTTTCAGTTCGTGATCTTGCCAGTAAATTTGAGAAGGGCTTGGCTGCTGCTGCCAAGTTGTCTGATGAG GCTAGGCTCAGAGAGGCAGCTTCTTTGGAGAAACATGTGCTTCTAAAAAATCTCAGAGACGCTCTTGAGTCTCTCAGAGGACGTGTAGCGGGTAGAAACAAAGATGATGTAGAAGAGGCTATTGCCATG GTTGAAGCTTTAGCAGTTCAGTTGACTCAAAGAGAGGGAGAGCTGATTCAGGAGAAGACAGAAGTGAAGAAGCTGGCGAATTTTCTGAAGCAG GCGTCAGAAGATGCCAAGAAGCTTGTTGATGAAGAAAGAGCTTTTGCTCGAGCAGAGATCGAGAATGCTAGAACTGCAGTGCAGAgggtggaagaagctcttcaggAGCATGAAAGGATGTCTAAAGCAACAGGAAATCAG GACATAGAGGAGCTAATGAAGGAGGTGCAGGAGGCTAGACGAATCAAAATGCTGCATCAGCCAAGCAAG GTTATGGACATGGAACATGAGCTTCATGCACTACGAATCCAGCTAGTGGAAAAGTCCAAGCATTCACTTCAGCTTCAGAAAGAG CTGGCAACAAGCAAGAGGGCTGAACAGAACACACCATACTTATATGAGCTAGACGGAACTGAAGCTCTGGGCTCTTATTTGCTGATTCAACCATGTTCCGTTGTAGCTCCAGAACTGTCAGAATGTTCAATTCAGTGGTATCGGTTAACATCTGAAACGGGAAAGAAAGACCTAATTTCAG GTGCCACTAAAGCTGTTTACGCTCCAGATCCATTTGATGTTGGTAGAACTTTGCAAGCTGATATTACTACGGAGTCCTTTACACTAACATTGACGACTACTGGTCCTATTGATCCGG CTGCAGGACTCGGAAACTACGTGGAAGCATTGGTGCTTAGGCATGACACCGAGTTCAAT GTAGTTGTTGTCCAGATGAATGGGTCAGAACATCCATCAGAGTCGATTCATGTACTTCATGTTGGAAAGATGAGAATGAAGCTTTGTAAAGGAAACACAACAGTGGCTAAAGAGTACTATTCCACTTCAATGCAG TTATGTGGTGTTAGAGGCGGTGGCAATGCTGCAGCTCAGGCATTGTTCTGGCAAGTGAAGACAAGCCTTTCCTTTGTACTGGCATTTGAGTCAGAGAGAGAAAGAAATGCAGCCATAATGCTAGCCAGAAGATTTGCATATGACTGTAAT ATTGTACTTGCAGGACCAGAGGACAGAACCGCTTTAGCGTCTTAA